The Candidatus Latescibacter sp. genome has a window encoding:
- a CDS encoding M23 family metallopeptidase, whose translation MGWKQLTFILIPHYQSTIKQFRVHRTIIYGTIFFLVMAVLVMIFYIIGFKGKSFYNSKTHEIITQNAVLEKNLILLDTTLSHVSARITVIDSLNQQILRESNISDRDLKTSRSGKAVQKAGRFLSPEKIFSTIDRMDVESQAYEKNFSELYKIFLEHADYLRGVPSIRPADGKILQEFGYSVDEYTGRKKLHDGVRIYNVEGTPVIATADGAVTKVVRNASDENGLYVVIDHKGVYETFYAHLQQHILVNAGDRVTRGQKIGYMGRTGVAKIAEASHLLYKVRHHGTLVDPAQYFFAPEFSELAEKNALLKMQGPRS comes from the coding sequence CTCATTCCCCACTACCAGTCAACGATCAAACAGTTCAGGGTTCACCGTACGATCATTTACGGTACTATATTTTTCCTCGTGATGGCGGTTTTGGTCATGATATTCTACATCATCGGGTTCAAGGGGAAATCCTTTTACAACAGCAAAACCCATGAGATAATCACCCAGAATGCCGTTCTGGAGAAGAATCTTATCCTCCTGGATACAACCCTGTCGCACGTGTCTGCCAGGATAACCGTGATAGATTCACTGAATCAGCAGATACTCAGGGAGTCCAATATCTCCGACCGTGATCTGAAAACCAGCCGTTCGGGAAAAGCCGTTCAAAAGGCCGGACGTTTCCTTTCCCCGGAAAAGATATTTTCGACGATCGACCGTATGGACGTTGAAAGCCAGGCCTATGAGAAAAACTTCAGTGAGTTGTATAAAATTTTTCTGGAGCATGCCGATTACCTCCGGGGCGTTCCCTCGATACGGCCTGCGGACGGTAAGATTTTGCAGGAGTTCGGATATTCCGTGGATGAGTACACCGGCCGGAAAAAGCTCCATGACGGAGTCAGAATCTACAATGTCGAGGGAACCCCGGTGATTGCCACCGCGGATGGAGCGGTGACGAAAGTGGTGAGAAACGCCTCCGATGAGAACGGGCTGTATGTTGTCATCGACCATAAGGGTGTATACGAAACCTTTTATGCCCACCTCCAGCAGCATATCCTGGTTAATGCCGGTGACCGTGTAACCCGCGGACAAAAGATCGGATATATGGGGAGAACGGGGGTGGCGAAAATCGCTGAGGCGTCGCACCTTCTCTACAAGGTCAGGCATCATGGAACGCTGGTGGATCCGGCTCAGTACTTTTTTGCTCCGGAATTTTCCGAACTGGCGGAGAAAAATGCTCTTTTAAAAATGCAAGGGCCTCGCTCCTAG